tgcccctttcccctctctcctgctccatctcccagcccagcctggccccatcTGTAGGACAACCCtgctgccgacgccgtcctgccggggatgcactggggggatctccttcctcttccctgtggcacagaggcaaatcccatcctctccttgtccttcctccctcagacaaggagctgaggatggagaccagggaggacaaatccccacggcagaacctcgtggaagaggctgttttgagtggctccacagcagaggaatccaacagggaggaaaagccccGGAGATCCCTCAGGAGAAGGGGCTGCAGacccatcccagggtgctccgaggaggaaagacccaccctgtgccaggaaggtgGATGGAGATCAAGCCAGAGCTCAGACCTGGTGAACCATGACAGGGAGAGGCCCTACAAGAGCCTGGAGTGTAGGAAGAGCTTTAGCAAGAGCAACAACCTGATCCGCCACCAGATaatccacactggggaacggctctacgagtgtggggagtgtgggaagggctgcagagacAGCTCTGACCTGATCCACCACCAGAGAATCCACACCAGGGAGAGAtcctatgagtgtggggaatgtgggaagagcttcagtgAGAGTTCCAGGCTGACTGTCCACCAGAGAATCCACACTGCGGGGAGGCCCTACGAGAGTgaggagtgtgggaagagctttcgGATCAGCTCCCATCTCCTTGCACAccagtgcacacacacaga
This sequence is a window from Prinia subflava isolate CZ2003 ecotype Zambia chromosome 27, Cam_Psub_1.2, whole genome shotgun sequence. Protein-coding genes within it:
- the LOC134562383 gene encoding zinc finger protein 239-like; this translates as MGLGRRRSRDGRGGAEVKGRGETKENQEKENHENSPLNSQPPTHEIIAPKTHRISHSQTLADGGGACEEEEDVPRHPCNKELRMETREDKSPRQNLVEEAVLSGSTAEESNREEKPRRSLRRRGCRPIPGCSEEERPTLCQEGGWRSSQSSDLVNHDRERPYKSLECRKSFSKSNNLIRHQIIHTGERLYECGECGKGCRDSSDLIHHQRIHTRERSYECGECGKSFSESSRLTVHQRIHTAGRPYESEECGKSFRISSHLLAHQCTHTEERPFLCHDCGKGFNRNSTLIRHRCIHTREQPHECPQCGKSFTHSSALTEHQQSHR